A segment of the Pseudomonadota bacterium genome:
CAGAGATATCTTTGACAAAAACAGATATCCTCCTCGGCGTTGCAAACATCTCAATTTTGCCAAAAGAGATTCTTGAAAACACAAAATTATCTTTTAAAAGATTTAGTAAACCTTCTTTTGCAGGCTCAATAAACCGTGCGGGAATTTCTTCTGTCCCGATCTCAAGCAAAAAGTCGCTCATAGCGCTCCTTTTTTACGCTTCGCTAATGAAGAATTAAGAAGGAAGAATGAAGAATTAATCATAGAGTCCTTTTATTTTACCAGCGTTGTTTTTCTCCAAAATTTTATACAACTCTATAATATCAATTGAATATTTAATGCACCGCTCAAGGATATCTATTTTTTTGTCTCTCAACTCTTCTTTCTTCACTGTTTTTGATTTTCTTTCAACTCTTCATTCTTAATTCTTAACTCTTAATTCTTCATTGCTTTTTCAGGAGCGGAAATCCCATCTCTTCTCTCTTTTTTATATAGAGCTCTGCACACAACTTTGCAAGGTTTCGTACCCTGCCTATATAATTTGCCCTCTCAGTGACACTGATTGCACCCCTCGCATCAAGCAAGTTGAAAATGTGTGACCCTTAAGCATCACGGGGTCTGATTCTTCAAAGTTATAGATAGAATATTCCCTTTCCGGTTCAAGATACACATCCCGATAGAGAATATCCTTATCCCATTTTATGTGAAACACGTTATCCACATCCTGCAGATGCATCGCTATTCTCTCAATACCATACGTGATTTCGACTGTTATTGGTGAAAGGTTTATGCCACCCACCTGCTGGAAATAGGTAAACTGAGTGATTTCCATACCATCGAGCCATACCTCCCATCCAAGGCCCCACGCCCCGAGGGTTGGCGATTCCCAGTCATCCTCTACAAATCGAATGTCATGGTAAGATGTGTCTATGCCAAAACTTTTCAGGCTTTCAATGTAAATGTCCTGAATATCTTTTGGAGAGGGCTTCATGATTACCTGAAACTGGTAATAGTGCTGGAGCCTGTTTGGATTTTCCCCGTATCTTCCATCCGCCGGTCTCCGGGAAGGCTGGACATAGGCTGCATTCCAGGGCTCAGGTCCCAGGGCTCTTAAAAATGTGGCAGGATGAAAGGTACCGGCACCAACCTCCATATCATAGGGTTGTTGGATGATACATCCCCTGTCTGCCCAGAATTTCTGCAGCTCAGATATCAGGTCCTGAAAATACATATTCCTATTCAAGTTTTATCTATACCATACAATTTACGTTTTTTACCATTAATTTTAAGATAAACGGGTAAATTTGGCCATAGGGCTTATCATGACAGGCCTGTGAGATGTTCCAGGCTTACAATTACGCCTCGCTCTCCGCTACTTACTGCCTACTGCTTACTGTCTACTCTTAATGCTGTTTCCTTCAGTATCCTGTAAGATTTAAACTCCACATCAAGATGGAAGGACATAAAATCCTCCATTATTTCCCTTGCCTCTTTTTCAAACCCTTCATCCTTTTCTGTATTTGTTTTGCCTATGAACTTCTCCGAACTCCGAACTCCGAACTCCGAACTGTCTTTTGCATTTCTCATAGAAGCAAGTCTCGGTATAACCCCTACAGGATATGTGTTATGGGGAAGGGACCGGGAACATATTGGGCAGAGAATGCCACCTCTCTCTTTTGAGAAATATAGCTTTTTGTCTTCCAGTATATCCTTTCCGCAGTACACGCATGCATGAAAGTTTGGCATATATCCAAGGGTTTCGAGCATTTTAAGCTGATAATAGAGTATATCGTTAAATGTAAATTCAACATGTTTAATGTTTTTTAGAACCTCTTTTAATGTATAAAAAAGCTCATCGTGTCTTTCTTTCTCCTTCGTAAGCTTATCAACAAATTCCGTAAAGAAACCTGCCGTGCATGCCTTTTTC
Coding sequences within it:
- a CDS encoding glycine--tRNA ligase subunit beta, with translation MSDFLLEIGTEEIPARFIEPAKEGLLNLLKDNFVFSRISFGKIEMFATPRRISVFVKDISERQEESITIKYGPPYDRAFDGQGNPTNAAAGFAKSQNVTVDELKKVQR
- the recO gene encoding DNA repair protein RecO — protein: MALHKDEAIVLFKRAYGESDKIIRLFTLKSGKIGAIAKGANKSQKRFMNTLEPFNHINVEYFERHGKGMVRIENADIIETNSGIETSLKKACTAGFFTEFVDKLTKEKERHDELFYTLKEVLKNIKHVEFTFNDILYYQLKMLETLGYMPNFHACVYCGKDILEDKKLYFSKERGGILCPICSRSLPHNTYPVGVIPRLASMRNAKDSSEFGVRSSEKFIGKTNTEKDEGFEKEAREIMEDFMSFHLDVEFKSYRILKETALRVDSKQ